Proteins from a genomic interval of Gossypium hirsutum isolate 1008001.06 chromosome A09, Gossypium_hirsutum_v2.1, whole genome shotgun sequence:
- the LOC107889073 gene encoding asparagine synthetase [glutamine-hydrolyzing] 1 isoform X2, whose protein sequence is MCGILAVLGCSDDSQAKRVRVLELSRRLKHRGPDWSGLYQHGDCYLAHQRLAIIDPASGDQPLFNEDKSVVVTVNGEIYNHEELRKKLANHKFRTGSDCDVIAHLYGEDFVDMLDGIFSFVLLDTRDNSFIVARDAIGVTSLYIGWGLDGSVWISSELKGLNDDCEHFESFPPGHLYSSKSGGFRRWYNPPWFSEAIPSVPYDPLVLRRAFENAVTKRLMTDVPFGVLLSGGLDSSLVASITARYLAGTKAAKHWGAQLHSFCVGLEGSPDLKAAREVADYLGTVHHEFHFTVQDGIDAIEDVIYHIETYDVTTIRASTPMFLMSRKIKSLGVKMVISGEGSDEIFGGYLYFHKAPNKDEFHRETCRKIKALHQYDCLRANKATSAWGLEARVPFLDKEFINVAMSIDPEAKMIKNDEGRIEKWVLRRAFDEEEHPYLPKHILYRQKEQFSDGVGYSWIDGLKAHTARHVTDKMMSNASFIFPHNTPTTKEAYYYRMIFERFFPQNSARLTVPGGASVACSTAKAVEWDAAWKNNLDPSGRAALGVHLSAYDAETPLSNKPSKVIDSIPRMMDFPGVAIQS, encoded by the exons ATGTGTGGGATTTTAGCTGTTTTGGGTTGTTCTGATGATTCTCAGGCAAAAAGGGTTCGAGTGCTGGAACTTTCCCGCAG GCTGAAGCACCGTGGTCCTGACTGGAGTGGCCTCTACCAACATGGAGACTGTTATTTGGCCCATCAACGCCTTGCCATCATTGATCCTGCTTCTGGTGACCAACCTCTCTTTAATGAAGACAAGTCTGTTGTTGTCACT GTGAATGGAGAGATTTACAACCATGAAGAACTGAGGAAGAAGTTGGCCAACCACAAGTTCAGGACTGGCAGTGACTGTGATGTTATTGCCCATCTG TATGGTGAAGACTTTGTGGATATGTTGGATGGAATCTTCTCATTTGTGCTGCTGGATACCCGTGACAACAGCTTCATCGTTGCACGCGATGCTATCGGTGTCACCTCCCTCTATATTGGTTGGGGACTTGATG GTTCGGTTTGGATATCATCGGAATTGAAAGGGTTGAATGATGACTGTGAACACTTTGAAAGCTTTCCCCCTGGCCACTTGTACTCTAGCAAATCAGGAGGATTTAGAAGGTGGTACAATCCACCTTGGTTCTCTGAGGCCATTCCATCGGTTCCATATGATCCCCTAGTACTTAGACGTGCCTTTGAAAAT GCGGTGACCAAAAGACTGATGACTGATGTGCCTTTCGGAGTTTTGCTATCTGGAGGACTTGATTCATCATTGGTTGCTTCTATCACTGCTCGGTATTTGGCTGGTACCAAGGCTGCCAAACATTGGGGAGCTCAGCTCCATTCTTTCTGCGTTGGCCTAGAG GGTTCACCAGATTTGAAGGCAGCCAGGGAGGTTGCAGACTATCTGGGAACTGTccatcatgaatttcattttactgtTCAA GATGGAATCGATGCCATTGAAGATGTCATCTACCACATCGAAACATATGATGTCACCACGATCAGGGCAAGCACTCCTATGTTCCTGATGTCAAGAAAGATCAAGTCACTAGGTGTGAAGATGGTTATTTCTGGTGAAGGCTCCGATGAGATATTTGGTGGATACCTGTACTTCCACAAGGCACCAAATAAGGATGAATTCCACCGGGAGACATGCCGCAAG ATCAAGGCCCTTCACCAATATGATTGCCTGAGAGCTAACAAAGCAACATCCGCATGGGGATTAGAGGCACGAGTCCCCTTCTTAGACAAAGAATTTATCAATGTTGCCATGTCTATAGACCCTGAAGCGAAGATG ATAAAAAATGATGAAGGACGCATCGAGAAGTGGGTTCTAAGAAGGGCATTTGATGAGGAAGAACATCCCTATCTGCCAAAG CATATCCTCTACAGACAAAAAGAACAGTTCAGTGATGGTGTTGGTTATAGTTGGATCGATGGTCTCAAAGCCCATACTGCCCGACAT GTGACCGATAAGATGATGTCCAATGCTTCTTTCATATTTCCTCACAACACACCAACTACAAAAGAAGCATATTACTACAGAATGATTTTCGAGAGGTTCTTCCCTCAG AACTCAGCTAGATTGACTGTTCCTGGAGGAGCAAGTGTGGCATGCAGCACTGCTAAAGCTGTTGAGTGGGACGCTGCCTGGAAAAACAACCTTGACCCTTCGGGCCGGGCTGCCTTGGGGGTTCATCTCTCAGCTTATGACGCAGAGACTCCCCTCAGCAACAAGCCATCCAAGGTTATTGATAGTATACCACGGATGATGGACTTTCCTGGAGTTGCCATACAGAGTTAA
- the LOC107889073 gene encoding asparagine synthetase [glutamine-hydrolyzing] 1 isoform X1: MCGILAVLGCSDDSQAKRVRVLELSRRLKHRGPDWSGLYQHGDCYLAHQRLAIIDPASGDQPLFNEDKSVVVTVNGEIYNHEELRKKLANHKFRTGSDCDVIAHLYEQYGEDFVDMLDGIFSFVLLDTRDNSFIVARDAIGVTSLYIGWGLDGSVWISSELKGLNDDCEHFESFPPGHLYSSKSGGFRRWYNPPWFSEAIPSVPYDPLVLRRAFENAVTKRLMTDVPFGVLLSGGLDSSLVASITARYLAGTKAAKHWGAQLHSFCVGLEGSPDLKAAREVADYLGTVHHEFHFTVQDGIDAIEDVIYHIETYDVTTIRASTPMFLMSRKIKSLGVKMVISGEGSDEIFGGYLYFHKAPNKDEFHRETCRKIKALHQYDCLRANKATSAWGLEARVPFLDKEFINVAMSIDPEAKMIKNDEGRIEKWVLRRAFDEEEHPYLPKHILYRQKEQFSDGVGYSWIDGLKAHTARHVTDKMMSNASFIFPHNTPTTKEAYYYRMIFERFFPQNSARLTVPGGASVACSTAKAVEWDAAWKNNLDPSGRAALGVHLSAYDAETPLSNKPSKVIDSIPRMMDFPGVAIQS; this comes from the exons ATGTGTGGGATTTTAGCTGTTTTGGGTTGTTCTGATGATTCTCAGGCAAAAAGGGTTCGAGTGCTGGAACTTTCCCGCAG GCTGAAGCACCGTGGTCCTGACTGGAGTGGCCTCTACCAACATGGAGACTGTTATTTGGCCCATCAACGCCTTGCCATCATTGATCCTGCTTCTGGTGACCAACCTCTCTTTAATGAAGACAAGTCTGTTGTTGTCACT GTGAATGGAGAGATTTACAACCATGAAGAACTGAGGAAGAAGTTGGCCAACCACAAGTTCAGGACTGGCAGTGACTGTGATGTTATTGCCCATCTG TATGAGCAGTATGGTGAAGACTTTGTGGATATGTTGGATGGAATCTTCTCATTTGTGCTGCTGGATACCCGTGACAACAGCTTCATCGTTGCACGCGATGCTATCGGTGTCACCTCCCTCTATATTGGTTGGGGACTTGATG GTTCGGTTTGGATATCATCGGAATTGAAAGGGTTGAATGATGACTGTGAACACTTTGAAAGCTTTCCCCCTGGCCACTTGTACTCTAGCAAATCAGGAGGATTTAGAAGGTGGTACAATCCACCTTGGTTCTCTGAGGCCATTCCATCGGTTCCATATGATCCCCTAGTACTTAGACGTGCCTTTGAAAAT GCGGTGACCAAAAGACTGATGACTGATGTGCCTTTCGGAGTTTTGCTATCTGGAGGACTTGATTCATCATTGGTTGCTTCTATCACTGCTCGGTATTTGGCTGGTACCAAGGCTGCCAAACATTGGGGAGCTCAGCTCCATTCTTTCTGCGTTGGCCTAGAG GGTTCACCAGATTTGAAGGCAGCCAGGGAGGTTGCAGACTATCTGGGAACTGTccatcatgaatttcattttactgtTCAA GATGGAATCGATGCCATTGAAGATGTCATCTACCACATCGAAACATATGATGTCACCACGATCAGGGCAAGCACTCCTATGTTCCTGATGTCAAGAAAGATCAAGTCACTAGGTGTGAAGATGGTTATTTCTGGTGAAGGCTCCGATGAGATATTTGGTGGATACCTGTACTTCCACAAGGCACCAAATAAGGATGAATTCCACCGGGAGACATGCCGCAAG ATCAAGGCCCTTCACCAATATGATTGCCTGAGAGCTAACAAAGCAACATCCGCATGGGGATTAGAGGCACGAGTCCCCTTCTTAGACAAAGAATTTATCAATGTTGCCATGTCTATAGACCCTGAAGCGAAGATG ATAAAAAATGATGAAGGACGCATCGAGAAGTGGGTTCTAAGAAGGGCATTTGATGAGGAAGAACATCCCTATCTGCCAAAG CATATCCTCTACAGACAAAAAGAACAGTTCAGTGATGGTGTTGGTTATAGTTGGATCGATGGTCTCAAAGCCCATACTGCCCGACAT GTGACCGATAAGATGATGTCCAATGCTTCTTTCATATTTCCTCACAACACACCAACTACAAAAGAAGCATATTACTACAGAATGATTTTCGAGAGGTTCTTCCCTCAG AACTCAGCTAGATTGACTGTTCCTGGAGGAGCAAGTGTGGCATGCAGCACTGCTAAAGCTGTTGAGTGGGACGCTGCCTGGAAAAACAACCTTGACCCTTCGGGCCGGGCTGCCTTGGGGGTTCATCTCTCAGCTTATGACGCAGAGACTCCCCTCAGCAACAAGCCATCCAAGGTTATTGATAGTATACCACGGATGATGGACTTTCCTGGAGTTGCCATACAGAGTTAA
- the LOC121206024 gene encoding uncharacterized protein, with protein sequence MACETPKEAWDKLKEEFQGTERTRQQQLLNLRRDFENLKMKEEETVKQYSDRIMAVARRTGEISQRMMLQGAMTSPADIARGQVIQKTDAGSDQMQTKPRQSQYQQPKVEAQVAEDSSDQEEQVFAVSCLAAEKKCSKGWLLDSGCTNHMSPDATIFKTLDRTCKTKVKIGNGQFIKAEGKGDVQIYTPTGIKVISNVLLVPEIDRNLLSIAQLLEKGYSVVFKQKECQIFIQMDQIS encoded by the exons ATGGCTTGTGAAACACCAAAGGAGGCTTGGGACAAGCTGAAAGAAGAGTTTCAAGGGACTGAAAGAACAAGGCAACAACAGCTTCTCAACTTGAGAAGGGACTTTGAAAATCTCAAGatgaaagaagaagaaacagTCAAGCAGTATTCAGACAGAATTATGGCTGTt gcaagaaggaCTGGAGAGATAAGCCAAAGAATGATgctgcaaggagcaatgaccagccctgcagacATTGCAAGAGGCCAGGTCATTCAGAAGACAGATGCTGGTTCagaccagatgca AACCAAGCCAAGGCAGAGTCAATATCAACAACCAAAGGTTGAAGCTCAAGTAGCTGAAGACAGCAGTGATCAAGAAGAGCAGGTCTTTGCTGTTTCTTGCTTAGCTGCTGAGAAGAAATGCTCAAAAGGTTGGTTGCTGGACAGTGGATGCacaaaccacatgtcaccagatgcaaccATTTTCAAAACTTTGGACAGAACCTGTAAAACCAAAGTAaaaattggaaatggtcagtttataAAGGCTGAAGGAAAAGGGGATGTGCAAATATACACTCCTACAGGCATCAAAGTCATCTCGAATGTGCTATTAGTACCTGAGATTGACAGAAAtcttctcagcatagctcaactTCTAGAGAAAGGATACTCAGTTGTGTTTAAGCAGAAAGAATGCCAAATTTTTATCCAAATGGATCAAATTTCATGA